CCTTCACCACGAAGTCGAGCTTGGGGCCGTAGAAGGCGGCGTCGCCGGGTTCGACCGTGTAGGGCAGGCCGACTTCCTCCACCGCTTCCATGATCTGCGCCTCGGCCCGGTCCCACTGGGCGGGGTCGCCCACGTACTTGTCGGACTCGGGGTCGCGCACGCCCACCCGGAAACGCACGTCCTCCATGCCGAAGGTCTTCAGAACGAGCACCGTGAGGTCCAGTACGTCGAGGAATTCCTTCTTGAGCTGGTCCGGCCGGGCGAAGATGTGCGCGTCGTCCTGGGTAAAGCCGCGCACGCGGGTCAGGCCGTTGAGTTCGCCGCTCATCTCGTAGCGGTACACCGTGCCGAACTCGGCCAGCCGCACCGGGAGGTCGCGGTAGCTTCTGGGCTTGCTGGCGTAGATCCGCACGTGGAAGGGGCAGTTCATCGGCTTGAGCATGTACTGCTCGTCGTCCACGTCGATGGGGTTGAACTGGCTCTCGGCGTAGTAGGGGTAGTGCCCCGAGGTGCGGAACAGGTCGAGGTTGCCGATGTTCGGCGTCACCACACCCTGATACCCCCGCTGGAACTGCTGCTCGCGCAGGAAGCGGCTGAGTTCCTCGCGCAGCACCGTGCCGTTGGGCAGCCACAGCGGCAGGCCCTTGCCCACCATCGGGTCGATGGTGAACAGTTCGAGTTCGCGGCCCAGCTTGCGGTGGTCGCGCCGCTTGGCCTCCTCCAGCCGCTCGAGATACTCGTCCAGCTCCTTTTGCGTGGCGAAGGCGACCCCGTAGATGCGCTGGAGGATCGGGTTCTTCTCGCTGCCGCGCCAGTACGCGCCCGAGGTGCTCATCAGCTTGAAGGCGGCGGGGAGCTTGCCCGTGTTGGGGAAGTGCGGCCCCCGGCACAGGTCCACATAGTCGCCCTGCTGGTAGAGGGTGATCGCCTCGCCGTCGGGCAGTTCGCGGATGAGTTCGGCCTTGTAGGGGTCGTGGGGAAACTGCGCCAGGGCCTCATCCTTGCTCACCTCGCGGCGGGAGAAGTCCAGGCCGCGCGAGAGGATGTCGCGCATCAGGCGCTCGATTTCGGGCAGGTCTTCCTCGCGCAGGGCTTCGGGCAGATCGAAATCCTGATACCAGCCGTTCTCGATGGCGGGGCCGACACCGCGCTTGATCGTCTCGGGACCGTAGCCTTTCGCCTGGTAGAACTCGCCCACCGCCTGGCTCATCACGTGGCCCAGCGAGTGCCGGAAGAGGGGGGCGGCCTCGGCGGGGTTCTTCTTGGTGATCAGGGTGATGCTCGCGCCGTCGGGCAGCGGGGACATCAGGTCCACGAGATCACCGTTCGCGGTCGCGGCCAGCGCGTCCTGGGCGAGGCGGGGGCCGATGGCGCGGGCGGCGTCGAGGGCCGTGGCCCCCTGGGGCAGGTCGAGTTGTTTTCCGTCGGGGAGGGTGACGTGCATGGAAACTCCTTGAAGTAAGCCTGGCAAAAGGCAAGAAAAGACCCGGTCTGGCCGCGAATCCAGCAGAGCGCCTGAGAGCCGCGTGGGTTCTCAGGCGCAGGGAGTTCGCGTGACTGGGCCGGGCATCGGCGGTCGCCGGGACGCTCCCGCCCTCATCACCAGACCGGAGTGATGGGCAAGGAGGCTCATGGGAGGCAGGATAGCGGGCGGGGCGGGCCGGGGGCAACCGCGCCCCCACCCGGTCTCCCCTACCAGTCCGCCACCGCGTTCGCGGTCTGCCCCTTGGGATTCGGCCCCCAGCGGTTGGCGCCGGGCTGGCCGCCCAGCACCATGAAGATCAGGAAGACCAGACCGCCGACAAGCGGCACGAAGTTGATCAGGTACCACCAGCCGCTGCGGCCCGTGTCGTGCAGCCGCCGGACACTCACCGCCAGGGACGGCACCAGGATAAACAGGCTGTAGAGGCCCGCCGCGATCAGGCTCAGCAGGGCCAGCCCAGTGGGGGCCGCCGTTTCTGGGTCAGGTGCCGTGACCGTCTGCACGGCGAACGGCAGGTACAGCAGAAGGCTGATCAGGGTATTGATCAGGTAGAACATCCAGTATTCCCGTCGCCGGGCGCGTCCTCGGAAGTCGGCGTAGTGCTGGCGAATCACGTTCAGATAGTCGTTCATAGGGTCTCCTCACTCCAGATCAGTCCCAGGTTATGACTGGGTGAGAAGAGCATAAACTCTGTTTGAACGGCGTGAGACTGCACATCCGCGTCGGCGACCGTCACGGGAATGGGGAATTCTGCCCTCTCCTCTGAGGGAATGGAGAAAGGGCAGCCTCACCCAGAGGCTGCCCTCACCTGGCCCTGCGGCCTACAGCCCGGCTTCAGCCAGGAAGGCGTCGAGCTTCTGGGGCCGGAAGCCGCTGAGGCTGTGGGCCACGTCACCGCTGACGAGCGTGGGCACGCTGCGCTTGCCGCCGTTCACGCTCATGACGTACTCGGCCGCGCCCTCGTCCTGCTCGATGTTGATCTCCTCGTAGGTGAGGCCCTTCTGGGTCAGCGCCCGCTTGGCGGCCACGCAGTCGGGGCACCAGCTCGTCGTGTACATCTTGATCATGCCTCTACTTTACAAAATAAAGCGCCGGAGT
The sequence above is a segment of the Deinococcus budaensis genome. Coding sequences within it:
- a CDS encoding DUF805 domain-containing protein — its product is MNDYLNVIRQHYADFRGRARRREYWMFYLINTLISLLLYLPFAVQTVTAPDPETAAPTGLALLSLIAAGLYSLFILVPSLAVSVRRLHDTGRSGWWYLINFVPLVGGLVFLIFMVLGGQPGANRWGPNPKGQTANAVADW
- the thrS gene encoding threonine--tRNA ligase encodes the protein MHVTLPDGKQLDLPQGATALDAARAIGPRLAQDALAATANGDLVDLMSPLPDGASITLITKKNPAEAAPLFRHSLGHVMSQAVGEFYQAKGYGPETIKRGVGPAIENGWYQDFDLPEALREEDLPEIERLMRDILSRGLDFSRREVSKDEALAQFPHDPYKAELIRELPDGEAITLYQQGDYVDLCRGPHFPNTGKLPAAFKLMSTSGAYWRGSEKNPILQRIYGVAFATQKELDEYLERLEEAKRRDHRKLGRELELFTIDPMVGKGLPLWLPNGTVLREELSRFLREQQFQRGYQGVVTPNIGNLDLFRTSGHYPYYAESQFNPIDVDDEQYMLKPMNCPFHVRIYASKPRSYRDLPVRLAEFGTVYRYEMSGELNGLTRVRGFTQDDAHIFARPDQLKKEFLDVLDLTVLVLKTFGMEDVRFRVGVRDPESDKYVGDPAQWDRAEAQIMEAVEEVGLPYTVEPGDAAFYGPKLDFVVKDVLGREWQLGTIQVDYNLPERFDISYTGEDGQDHRPVMIHRAPFGSLERFVGILIEHYGGDFPLWLAPRQVMIIPIADRHIPYAETLANEFKAAGMRAEVDDSANRMNAKVRTAELSKIPVMLIVGDQEEARREVSVRERTPEGHRERKGVDFSALLAELQERVRTRA
- a CDS encoding glutaredoxin domain-containing protein — translated: MIKMYTTSWCPDCVAAKRALTQKGLTYEEINIEQDEGAAEYVMSVNGGKRSVPTLVSGDVAHSLSGFRPQKLDAFLAEAGL